GGAAGCGCCAGATAAGCTCGGGCCAGTCGTCCTGCGGTCCCACCGGATCTCCCATGGCCACCCAACTGCGCCCCTGCACCCCATACATGATGAAGGCATTTTTTTGCGGATTGATTAGAAAGGATTTGTCTCCCAACAGGGCCAGATTGGCGGTGGTCGCATTGGCGCCGCCGACAATGCGGGTCACGGTCTGCATCTCTTCTGCGCCGGCAGGCTCCGGCTCGTGGCGGGCAGGCCGCAGTAGTCGGGCCACGGCAAAGAGCAGCAGCACCGTCGCGGCCGAGGCCGAGGCCCGCAGAAAGCGGGGCGCGTGCCCATTGAACGCGAATTGCCACCATAAGGCATCCCGGTATTCCACGTGTTTGTAGGAGAAGAATCCCAGCCAGAAAGCGCCGATGACGATCATGGCGATGGCCGCGATCCAGGCCGGGGTAAAGCGCTGGTGGAGCAGGGAGGTATGCCGGTAGAAAAAGCGCCGGTTGGGGAGCAGGGCCGCCAGCAGCGCCCCCAGGAACAGCGCCTCCTCGAAATCCAGGCCCTTGAACAGGGATGCGGCCATTCCCACGCCGAGCAGGATCACCGTGATCCAATAGGTGCCGTTGAGGCGGCGCTGGATTCCCCGGGCCAGCAGCAACAGCCCCATGCCGATGGTGCTGCCCACCAGGTGCGAGACTTCCAGCAGGGGCAGCGGGATCGCCTGCCTGAGCCATGCCAGGCGGTGATCCAGGGCCGGGGTCGCTCCGGAGAAGAGCAGGACGGCACCGGCGATGAAGGTGGTGAAGGCCAGCACCGGGGGCACCACCGGACCGCTCCAGCGGTTATACGTCGCGGCCAGCTTTTTCGCCGATTCCCGGTGCAAAAGGATTTCGTTTGCTCCCAACAGCAGGGCCGAAACCGCCAGGGGCAGCAGATAGTAGACGATCCGGAAGGCAAACAGGGCCCCTATGACCGTTTCGGCGGGCAACCGTTCGCCGATCAACAGCAGGAAGGTCGTTTCGAATACGCCCAATCCGCCCGGCACCTGGCTGACCAGGCCGGCCAGTTGGGCCAGGAGGTACATCCCCAGAATCAGCGGCAGGGAAAGCCCGTCGGCCGGCGGCAGCAGGGCGATCAGCACGCTGCCGGCAAGCAGCCAGTCCGCCGCCCCCGTGAAAAGTTGCAAAATACCGGTCCGCCAGCCGGGCACGTCGATCTGCCAGTCGCGCAGGTGCAGCGGTGTCTTCAAAAACGCCCCTGCAGCCAGGTAAGCCGCGACCGGCAGCGTCATCAACAAGCCGAGCAGGTGGATGGAGACCACGGGCAGATGCAGTTAGTCCGGCAGGGTCAGGGGCACCAGGAAAAATACCGCCCCGCCGAGGCCTAAAAATCCCAGCCACAGCGTGAGGGTACAGAAAAAGACCACCTTGGTGATCTCCAGGGCGGAGAGTCCCCAGTTGGCATACAGACGGTAGCGCACCGACGCGCCGGCGATCATGGAAAGTCCGATGTTGTTGCTGAACGCGGCGCCGACGAACGCGGCCAGGGCGATCTTTCCATATCCCAGCAGGTGCTTGAGATAGCGCAGGGCCAGGAAGTCATAAAGGGTCATGACACCATAGCCGGCAGCGGTCAACAGCAAGGCCAGGGCCACGCGGGTGGTGGAGATGGACCTGATCTGATGTACAATGTCCTTGAAATGATAGGCGGCCAGCTCATGATGCAGCACCCAGACGGCAAGGGAGAACAGAATCGCTCCGAGAATTGGCCCCAACCACGGCGACAGCTTCGCTTTCATCGATACTCCGGGCGGATTGTCTTTTTGCGTCGGCATGATTTCGTCAACTCACAGTCGGTGCAGGTGAATCAGATAGGGCGTCCATTCCCATAGTTTACGCATAACTAATGCCAAACCGCCGATGCCATAAAGGTAGCGGAATGCCAGCATGTCCTTGAGAAGACCTGCCGTGGCACCGGATATCCGCTTTCCGTAAACGATGCCCAGCGCCTCGCGCCGGCCCATGGAAAGAATCACCGCCGGAGAGGTTGCGGAGCACGGCTGCATGTCCTTGCCGGCGAAGTGCCGGTGAATGTTTTCGGCGATGCTTTGCCCATGCTGAACGGCGATCCAGGCCGTGGGCGGCATGGGAACGCCCCGGGCATCGGTGACCATGGCGCAGTCTCCGGCCGCGAAGATTTCCGGATGCCCCCGGACCTGGAGGAATTGATCGACCACGACGCGGCCGGCTTTGCCCACGGGAAGGCCGGCCTTCTCCGGCACTTCGCTGGCGCGGACCCCGCCGGTCCAGAAGAGGGCGCCCGCCTGGATCGTGGTCCCGTCGGACAGGCTGATTTTCTCGCCCGCGACCCCGGTGATGCGCACGCCGGTGAGAACGCGAACGCCCCGCCGCTTCAGGTAGGCCGTGGCGCGTTGCGCCAGCCAGGGGTCCATCCCCGGCAGCAGGTTCGGTGCCCCTTCGACGAGAAAAATCGTGAAATCCCGGAAGGTCAGATCGAAAGCCCTGCCCAGGGCCGGCAGGCTGTCGACCAGCTCGCCGGTCAATTCGATGCCGGTGAGCCCTCCGCCGCCCACAACGAAACAGGTTCGCCAGCGCTGGCTGTCATCCTCGTCGAAGGCGATCAGGGATTCTTCGATGCGATCCTTGGCGGTTCTCGATTTGTTAAGGTCCTCCAGGGTGAGGGAGGCTTCCTGCAGTCCCGGAATATCGAAATACTGGGGCCGCCAACCCAGGGCGAGGACCAGAATATCGTAATCCAGCGTTTTGACCCCTCCGCGTGCCTTGACCAACGCTGTCCGTTTCGTCGGGTCCAGGGCTTGAACCCTTCCCCGCAGGAACCGGACCGGCCGGGGAAGAACCTGTTGAAGCGTGACCGACAGATCCTCGTAATGGCGGCGTCCCACCGCCGGCTGATGGAGCAGGGTGGTCAGGTGATGGTAGCCATGGGTGTTGACCAGGGTGATGTCGGCCGCCACCCCGTGCAGGTGGACGGCTGCCGTCACGCCGGCGTAACCGCCTCCAAGGATCAGGATCTTTTTCATCGTCATCCGATTTTTTCCTAACCGCTAAACGTTCTCTTAACACATTAATAATATTGACAGTCTCGCAAAAAACCACCGGGCATGTCATCCCCCCGCAATGGCAGGACGGTTTGAAATTTAAGTTTTTTCCTTTACGTCGAAGCGGGTATCTCCCGACTTCCGCCGACGGTTGCGACGGTAAAGATAGATGATCCACACCGTGGCGCCGACGGCGGCCACCAGGATAAACAGCATCCTTTCGTAATGACGCAGGTCGCCCAGCACCTGTTCCAGGGCACTGCCGAAAAGATATGCGGCCACGCCGACCACCACCGCCCAGATACCGGCACCGATGGCGTTGAGCCAGACAAAGCGTAGCACCGGCACCCCGCTGATGCCGAAAGCGAAGGGCATCACCGCCCGCAGGCCATACAGGAACCGGAATCCCAGAATCAACGGGGTCTGAAAGCGGTCCGCCAGACGTTTGGCCCGCTCCAGTTTTCCTCGCCAGGCCGGTCGCCGGCGCAACAGGAAATCGCTGTGCCGGCGTCCCAGAAAAAAGAACATCTGGTCCCCGCACAGGCTGCCGGCAAAGGCGCACAGGATAACGCCCTCCAGGGTCATGTATCCCTGATGGGCGGCCAGGCCCGCCAGCACCAGAATGGTTTCCCCCTCCAGGAAAGTGCCGATCAGGATCGCCCAATATCCATAGGTTTGCAGGAATGCTTCCATTTTCAATTCATGTAGGTCGTCGGCCGGAATGTAGTCGAAGAAACCGGATCAGACGGTTCGATCCAGACGATTGAGAACCATGACGAGAATGAACGATCCAGCGAGCATCCAGGTGGGACCGAAAATCCATAGCCCCAGGGGGATGGCCAGATAATAGCAGCGCATGCCGATGGGATAATGCAAACTGGCGTGGTTGACCACCTCGGTCACAAATTCGTGGCTGGCCACACCGGAATGGGTATCGGGCAGGCCCAATCCGTAGCCGGCATGGTTGAAATAGCGGATGGCCAGAGTGAAATTGAAAAATCCCAGAAAGAAATCCACGGCCAGGAGCATGAGTTTGACGACCCACAGGGTTTCGCTGTGGGTGCCGACGATGTTCAGGGCGTTGGACATCTCCTGAAAACCGGCCGGACGCATCACGGTGTTGAGAATTCCCAGGGCGATGAGAATGGCCGTGGAGGCCAGCAGGCTGGAGGCCATCACCCAGTTGCGCAGCGTCTGAACCGCCAGAATATCCCTTCGTTCCGACATAATGGTCTCCACCCATTGCTGCCTCATCACATTGGTCATGCCTACCGCTGTTTTTTCGGGCCTACGCTTGATCGTAAGGTACAGATGCAAATGGTAGATGCCCAGCAACAGCGCGGACACACAGGTAATGATGGTCTCTGAACGATTCATTGGTGGCTCGAATCCGGCTATATCTTGAAACTGTCGGGAGAAGTCTCGGCTTTTTTAACACAGTGGAATGCTTTTTTAGGACGCTATCATATTGTTATTGGCTGATCAATTGTGATAAATTTTAAAATTGATTGTTTCGCAAAAAGTCGATATTGGCCCATTGATGTCATTCCCGCGGAGGCGGGAATCCAGTATTTTCTATTGGTTATAGATTCCCGCCTCCGCGGGAATGACATGTCTGGTGACTTTCTACGAGATTGTAAAAATTAAAACGGCTGATCCGTGGGAACGACGAGCGGAGCGCCAGACGATTTTTAACCGGAGTGTTTCCCATGAAAAAAATGAATCCATGTTTAGCCACTTTGCTGGCGGCAATAATCGCGTGCCTGCTGTTCCCCGGTAGAAGCCATGCGCAATCCGAATCGGAGCAAATTGCCGCCGTCGATCTTACAAGCGCAAGGATTGCGCTGATGCCGTTTCTCCAAGGCCAGTTGGAGTCGGCCGATCAAACCATCGCCAAACCGCTGAACAAACCTCTATCCGAACTTGAAGTGGATTACCGTGGCTTGCCCGAGGGATCGGACCGGATCATCTACAATGTTTCCGGCAAGGAATTGAAATTGCGGTTTCAGGACAACATGATCCCGGCAGACCGGGTGGCGGAGGCCTATGCGAAGATAGAAAAGGACCCGACCCTCGATACGCCCCGCAAGCGGGCTGTCGGATTGGGGGAAATGCTCGAAGCGAATATCGTCGTGGTCGGCACGGTATGGCGGTTTCGGGAGAAGGGCGCCCTCGAGGATGTGCCGGACAGTCCCGCATCGGTGGGTTTCGCCCTGTACCTGGTCGATGTCGAAACGGGCCTGCGATTGTGGCGCGGCACCTTCAACGGCACCCAGAAAGCGTTGACCGAGGATGTCCTCGGCGGGATCAAGCAATGGGGAATGGGGCTGCATTGGCTCACCGCCGAAGAACTCGCCCGATACGGAGTCAAATCGTTGCTGCGCAAGCTGCCTTCGGAACCAATTCGCAAGCCGTCGCCGGAATAAAAGCCAATGACCTTCGGGCTGACGCTATATTCCGCCCGGGCTTCATTCGCCCGGATCGGCCGGAACCGGTTTGCCCTCCCGGGTGGATGCATCGGTTTTGTCCACGGCGCGGTCGAAATGGGCCACCTGTTCGTGGGTCAGCAGAAGGTCCTTCATGCCGTAGATCTGCATGCGGCACGACTGGGTGAACAGGCGGTTGACCAGTACCAGGGAGGCGATATCCATCTCCTGGATTTTCTTTTGGGCCACGGCGTCCATGGTGCTCCTGATGAACCCGCTGTCGGCGGCTTCGATGTGGCCGAAGGCAGCCAGCAGGCCGCGGTACTGTTCCTCCTTGTCGTCCATCTGCAAGAGGCGGCCCATGGTCAGGTAAAGCTCGACGATGCGCTTGCGGAACAGCTTGTACTGGGTGTTGAGATAGGGGTTGTCCGACCCGTCGAACTCGTCCATGTTGTGGCGGACCCCCTTGAAATTTTTGATGGCGTTCATCATGTTGCGGGAGGCGTACATCAGGCGTTCGAGTTCCTTGGCTTCGGTGCTGTTGAGCTTCTGGCTCTGAATGTTCGAATAAAAGGTGAATATGTCGGCGTGCAGCAGCTTGATGTTCTCGTAGAGTTCCTCGAGTGTGTATTTTCGTCGGCGGCTGGCCTCGAAGGGCAGGTCTGTGTCGAAGACCAGTTTTTCATCGATATGCAGCAGGCGAAGGTTGTAGAGCTGGCACTCCTGCAACAGGTGGCCGATCTCTTTTCTCAGGGCGGCGATGGCCGCGTCGGTGACCTCGGTCGGCGTCTGGTTCAGATAGACGGTCAGGATGGTCTTGTGGTCCGGAAATACCCGGGTGAGGCCCGTGGCAAAGGCCCCCAGGAACGGGAAAAAAAGTACCACGC
This window of the uncultured Desulfosarcina sp. genome carries:
- a CDS encoding DedA family protein yields the protein MEAFLQTYGYWAILIGTFLEGETILVLAGLAAHQGYMTLEGVILCAFAGSLCGDQMFFFLGRRHSDFLLRRRPAWRGKLERAKRLADRFQTPLILGFRFLYGLRAVMPFAFGISGVPVLRFVWLNAIGAGIWAVVVGVAAYLFGSALEQVLGDLRHYERMLFILVAAVGATVWIIYLYRRNRRRKSGDTRFDVKEKT
- a CDS encoding DUF599 domain-containing protein; its protein translation is MNRSETIITCVSALLLGIYHLHLYLTIKRRPEKTAVGMTNVMRQQWVETIMSERRDILAVQTLRNWVMASSLLASTAILIALGILNTVMRPAGFQEMSNALNIVGTHSETLWVVKLMLLAVDFFLGFFNFTLAIRYFNHAGYGLGLPDTHSGVASHEFVTEVVNHASLHYPIGMRCYYLAIPLGLWIFGPTWMLAGSFILVMVLNRLDRTV
- the mprF gene encoding bifunctional lysylphosphatidylglycerol flippase/synthetase MprF, with the translated sequence MVSIHLLGLLMTLPVAAYLAAGAFLKTPLHLRDWQIDVPGWRTGILQLFTGAADWLLAGSVLIALLPPADGLSLPLILGMYLLAQLAGLVSQVPGGLGVFETTFLLLIGERLPAETVIGALFAFRIVYYLLPLAVSALLLGANEILLHRESAKKLAATYNRWSGPVVPPVLAFTTFIAGAVLLFSGATPALDHRLAWLRQAIPLPLLEVSHLVGSTIGMGLLLLARGIQRRLNGTYWITVILLGVGMAASLFKGLDFEEALFLGALLAALLPNRRFFYRHTSLLHQRFTPAWIAAIAMIVIGAFWLGFFSYKHVEYRDALWWQFAFNGHAPRFLRASASAATVLLLFAVARLLRPARHEPEPAGAEEMQTVTRIVGGANATTANLALLGDKSFLINPQKNAFIMYGVQGRSWVAMGDPVGPQDDWPELIWRFREQSDRFGGWALFYQVAPDGLPYYLDLGLTLTKLGETARVPLEGFSLEGSHRKALRYTQRKMEKEGLSMEILPAERAMEQFETLERISDAWLNEKKTREKGFSLGRFSREYLRWFDVAVVRKNGAIAAFANLWKGADNAELSIDLMRYDSTLAPGGVMDYLFIELMMWGREKGYKWFDLGMAPLSGLADRSLAPLWNRLGGFMSRHGGHFYNFEGLRQYKDKFDPVWGEPRYLASPGGMALPLIFAHLVQLISGGIKGTIAK
- a CDS encoding YbhN family protein is translated as MKAKLSPWLGPILGAILFSLAVWVLHHELAAYHFKDIVHQIRSISTTRVALALLLTAAGYGVMTLYDFLALRYLKHLLGYGKIALAAFVGAAFSNNIGLSMIAGASVRYRLYANWGLSALEITKVVFFCTLTLWLGFLGLGGAVFFLVPLTLPD
- a CDS encoding NAD(P)/FAD-dependent oxidoreductase; translated protein: MTMKKILILGGGYAGVTAAVHLHGVAADITLVNTHGYHHLTTLLHQPAVGRRHYEDLSVTLQQVLPRPVRFLRGRVQALDPTKRTALVKARGGVKTLDYDILVLALGWRPQYFDIPGLQEASLTLEDLNKSRTAKDRIEESLIAFDEDDSQRWRTCFVVGGGGLTGIELTGELVDSLPALGRAFDLTFRDFTIFLVEGAPNLLPGMDPWLAQRATAYLKRRGVRVLTGVRITGVAGEKISLSDGTTIQAGALFWTGGVRASEVPEKAGLPVGKAGRVVVDQFLQVRGHPEIFAAGDCAMVTDARGVPMPPTAWIAVQHGQSIAENIHRHFAGKDMQPCSATSPAVILSMGRREALGIVYGKRISGATAGLLKDMLAFRYLYGIGGLALVMRKLWEWTPYLIHLHRL